A stretch of the Nicotiana tabacum cultivar K326 chromosome 6, ASM71507v2, whole genome shotgun sequence genome encodes the following:
- the LOC107811993 gene encoding putative GPI-anchored protein At4g28100: MSFHVFFFFTLLFLSNLPKLPALPVLPEPDPAEVHSQTFLPSPSPPATIPAFPEQSNVAGCPLDLPDELYHSIKSSCGSSSNSGQVHRTRCCPVLAAWLYSAYSETALHRAVTKLPQSTSVDMPVLPDDSETCVDSLEKALGNRGIELVKPNETCDLVYCYCGIRLHPLSCPEAFSVNSQGKLVGDKSVKKLERDCLSSNGYTGLAGCSKCLNSLYLLSEGRVENRSRSEDRTRKMRSRDCQLMGLTWLLNKNRSGYIHTVSAVLRALMLSKSSSDPQSCTLNSDGMPFAVDSSEINDQSSAVAVQASTYPYVLPFLLVYISFIALLSRY, translated from the exons ATGTCTTTccatgttttcttcttctttactttaCTTTTCTTGAGCAATCTACCCAAATTACCCGCTCTTCCGGTTTTACCCGAACCCGACCCGGCTGAGGTGCATTCTCAAACATTCTTACCTTCTCCTTCACCTCCGGCCACAATTCCCGCTTTCCCGGAGCAGTCCAACGTCGCCGGTTGCCCTTTAGATCTCCCTGATGAACTCTACCACAGCATTAAGTCATCCTGTGGTTCCAGCAGTAATTCGGGTCAAGTACACCGGACCCGTTGTTGCCCGGTTCTAGCCGCGTGGCTCTACTCGGCTTACTCTGAAACCGCACTTCACAGAGCCGTAACGAAACTCCCGCAGTCGACGTCCGTTGATATGCCGGTGCTTCCAGATGACTCGGAGACGTGTGTAGACTCACTTGAAAAGGCTTTGGGAAACAGAGGCATTGAATTAGTGAAGCCAAATGAGACTTGTGATTTAGTTTATTGTTACTGTGGGATTAGGCTGCATCCGCTTAGCTGCCCAGAAGCATTCTCTGTGAATTCACAAGGGAAATTGGTAGGTGATAAAAGCGTGAAGAAATTGGAAAGAGATTGTTTGAGCAGTAATGGCTATACTGGTCTTGCTGGTTGCTCCAAGTGCTTGAACAGTCTTTATCTG CTTAGTGAGGGCAGAGTCGAAAACAGGAGCAGGTCAGAGGATAGGACTAGGAAAATGCGCAGCAGGGATTGCCAATTGATGGGTCTAACTTGGCTTCTCAACAAAAACAGATCAGGTTATATTCATACAGTTTCTGCTGTTTTGAGGGCTCTAATGTTGAGCAAAAGCAGTTCGGACCCTCAGTCGTGCACGCTTAACAGCGATGGCATGCCATTTGCAGTCGACTCCTCAGAGATCAATGATCAATCTTCTGCAGTTGCTGTTCAAGCATCAACTTATCCTTATGTCCTACCTTTTCTTTTAGTATACATAAGCTTCATCGCATTGCTCTCCAGATACTAG